A stretch of the Armatimonadota bacterium genome encodes the following:
- a CDS encoding DUF4900 domain-containing protein, translated as MIRRDEGGVALISVLVVILVLTLLGGLLLYLSGQEGGISRVRYRGAQSLAIAEGGAWAARAALMAVVNADPTDKASLSASPGELQNWFLRQSPLEFLTKVRLDGTPLGVAADSSTSWVAFRVNWRRATPHLKLEFLTSGSGTPPEHTVLLPPPGGVSDPAPPNPLGQGRYRAVVVLLSPSKIAPGSCRDQEAPPDEGNECPVHRTSATTYLIPLEYRVVAEGYVDPQFRRRVSLGGRLRAVVGNQSFAQWLVFTHVFSLSDGTRVYFGHEESYDGPVHTNGQFWFWGFPKFGSPDTSSPCDPGRIQATRLTSTSTRAGFRRISGSGPVETELEANEWVVGGQRRAAPVLPDCTPTNYADDQDNPPANFTRGFDADPSTPSIDPIVVPLDPAGRATDRDAIAQRAVSLGLDPEDRSPNSWGDAQWNLAVRERIPELRNTSSSVPDGIYLPVEDDGDCISEDGERLLGGIYVQGDLDSLTLRVGGPDNNLAVYEFRRGSRTVTVTVDRTNNRTTVQDSRWPGREGGTGGGCPSGGTAAGPRTVTFQGVPKGFQGSDLFPNATVIYVHGRIGTGSGNGLSGQVEEREQVMIAARGDVYLVNHLRYERPPNISDPSDNPTNILGLYAPRGRIRIPTGTPNDLVIHGVLMAGQPGVDDGVRSEQVVEGLCGRPAQGKLNLLGGLISEYAGVSGCADSGGRLVSGYADNYRFDRRLGRGFAPPYFPTTTLSAIQAQGIAGQKPRWQELSPP; from the coding sequence ATGATCCGCAGGGATGAGGGGGGTGTGGCCCTGATCTCCGTGCTGGTGGTGATCCTGGTCCTGACCCTGCTGGGGGGGTTGCTCCTGTACCTCAGCGGGCAGGAGGGAGGGATCAGCCGGGTACGGTATCGGGGCGCCCAGAGCTTGGCCATCGCGGAGGGCGGAGCCTGGGCTGCCCGGGCGGCCCTCATGGCCGTGGTCAACGCGGACCCCACGGACAAAGCGAGTCTGAGCGCGAGCCCCGGTGAGCTGCAGAATTGGTTTCTCCGGCAAAGCCCCCTGGAGTTCCTCACGAAGGTGCGTCTAGACGGCACGCCGCTGGGCGTGGCCGCGGATTCCTCCACCTCCTGGGTGGCTTTCCGGGTAAACTGGCGGCGTGCCACACCCCACCTCAAGCTGGAGTTCCTCACAAGCGGCTCCGGGACGCCTCCTGAGCACACCGTGCTGCTCCCACCTCCCGGAGGCGTATCGGATCCCGCCCCTCCCAACCCGCTCGGGCAGGGCCGGTACCGGGCCGTGGTGGTGCTCCTCAGTCCTTCGAAGATCGCACCGGGTTCCTGCCGGGATCAGGAGGCTCCTCCGGACGAGGGGAACGAGTGCCCGGTTCACCGGACATCGGCCACCACGTACCTCATCCCCCTGGAGTACCGGGTTGTGGCGGAGGGCTACGTGGACCCGCAGTTCCGCAGGCGGGTCAGCCTGGGTGGCCGGCTGCGGGCGGTTGTGGGGAATCAAAGCTTTGCCCAGTGGCTGGTGTTTACCCACGTTTTCAGTCTCAGCGACGGAACACGGGTCTATTTCGGCCACGAGGAGAGCTACGACGGCCCGGTCCACACCAACGGACAGTTCTGGTTCTGGGGCTTCCCCAAGTTCGGATCTCCGGACACGTCCAGTCCCTGCGACCCCGGCCGCATCCAGGCCACGCGACTTACCAGTACCAGCACCCGAGCGGGGTTCCGGCGCATCTCGGGGTCCGGCCCGGTGGAGACGGAGCTGGAGGCCAACGAGTGGGTGGTCGGCGGACAGCGGAGAGCCGCCCCCGTACTCCCCGATTGCACGCCCACCAACTATGCGGACGACCAGGACAATCCGCCGGCGAACTTCACCCGGGGGTTCGATGCCGATCCCAGCACCCCGAGCATCGATCCCATCGTGGTGCCCTTGGACCCGGCCGGAAGGGCCACGGACAGGGACGCCATCGCCCAGCGGGCCGTGAGTCTGGGGCTTGATCCGGAGGATCGGAGTCCCAACTCCTGGGGCGATGCTCAGTGGAACCTGGCCGTTCGGGAGCGCATCCCGGAGCTGCGAAACACCAGTAGCTCGGTGCCGGATGGGATCTACCTGCCCGTAGAGGACGACGGAGACTGTATCTCCGAGGATGGCGAGCGGCTCCTCGGTGGGATTTACGTGCAGGGGGACCTGGACAGCCTGACACTCCGGGTGGGAGGTCCGGACAACAACCTCGCCGTCTATGAGTTCCGGCGGGGCAGCCGCACGGTCACGGTCACCGTGGATCGGACCAACAACCGAACCACTGTGCAGGACAGTCGATGGCCGGGAAGGGAAGGAGGCACCGGAGGGGGCTGTCCCAGCGGGGGTACCGCTGCGGGCCCCCGGACCGTCACCTTCCAGGGCGTCCCCAAGGGATTCCAGGGGAGTGATCTCTTCCCGAACGCAACCGTGATCTACGTGCACGGGAGGATCGGGACCGGTTCGGGGAATGGCCTCTCAGGCCAGGTGGAGGAGCGGGAGCAGGTGATGATCGCCGCCCGGGGGGACGTGTACCTCGTGAACCACCTGCGGTACGAGCGGCCGCCCAACATCTCCGACCCATCGGACAACCCCACGAACATTCTGGGGCTCTACGCACCGCGGGGGAGGATTCGGATCCCTACCGGAACCCCGAACGACCTCGTGATCCACGGGGTCCTCATGGCGGGGCAGCCGGGCGTGGACGACGGGGTCAGGAGCGAGCAGGTCGTAGAAGGCCTGTGCGGGAGGCCCGCCCAGGGCAAGTTGAACCTCCTGGGAGGGCTCATCTCGGAGTACGCGGGTGTTTCCGGGTGCGCGGACTCGGGCGGCCGGCTCGTGAGCGGGTACGCGGACAACTATCGATTCGACCGGAGGCTGGGCCGGGGCTTTGCGCCTCCCTACTTCCCCACCACCACCCTCTCCGCGATCCAGGCCCAGGGCATCGCGGGTCAAAAACCCCGCTGGCAGGAGCTCTCCCCGCCGTGA
- a CDS encoding prepilin-type N-terminal cleavage/methylation domain-containing protein → MIRSDRGLSLLEMVVVLALVAIVLGLALPHWQRSLALQDLRYGTEQLATDLREAQERAKAERKPYTVALTAGSATYWVRRNGGGFDHRGELPRGLAPTSDVTVTFDAFGRPDGTYAIPLRNRAGVGIVRVSGAGGIEVELP, encoded by the coding sequence GTGATCCGCTCCGACCGCGGTCTGAGCCTGCTGGAGATGGTGGTGGTCCTCGCCCTCGTGGCCATCGTGCTGGGGTTGGCCCTTCCGCACTGGCAACGCAGCCTCGCCCTGCAGGATCTCCGCTATGGCACGGAGCAGCTCGCCACCGACCTCCGGGAGGCCCAGGAGCGGGCCAAGGCCGAGCGCAAGCCCTACACCGTGGCCCTCACCGCGGGAAGTGCCACGTACTGGGTGCGGCGGAACGGTGGAGGGTTCGACCACCGGGGCGAGCTTCCCCGGGGTCTTGCGCCCACCTCCGACGTCACCGTCACCTTCGACGCCTTCGGAAGGCCGGACGGCACTTATGCTATTCCACTCCGGAACCGGGCGGGCGTGGGGATCGTGCGGGTGAGCGGAGCAGGCGGGATCGAGGTGGAGCTCCCCTAG